From one Coffea eugenioides isolate CCC68of chromosome 11, Ceug_1.0, whole genome shotgun sequence genomic stretch:
- the LOC113751579 gene encoding NADP-dependent D-sorbitol-6-phosphate dehydrogenase-like, translated as MALTLNSGYEMPILGLGFFRMEGKNIKEILFNAIKIGYRHFDCAAKYQNEEELGEALEEAFRMGLVKREELFITTKLWNSDHDHVLEACKDSLKKLRLDYLDLYLIHFPVPTRHTGIGKPASVKGKDGVLDIDTNITLETVWRGMENLVSLGLVRSIGISNYSVLLTRDCLAYSKVKPAVNQLELHPYFQRDSLVKFCQKHGICVTAHTPLGGAQANTEMFGSVSCLDDPVLLGIAAKYKRSVAQIVLHWSIQRNAAVIPKTSKLERLQENFQALDFELSEEDMELIKTIDRKARSNDPAKGGWNIDIYE; from the exons atggcattgACTCTGAACAGTGGTTATGAAATGCCAATTCTTGGTCTTGGTTTTTTTCGCATGGAAggcaaaaatataaaagagattCTCTTCAATGCAATCAAGATTGGCTACCGTCATTTTGACTGCGCTG CTAAATACCAGAATGAGGAAGAACTTGGGGAAGCCCTGGAAGAAGCGTTTCGCATGGGACTCGTTAAGAGGGAGGAGCTTTTCATTACTACCAAG CTGTGGAATTCAGACCATGACCACGTTCTTGAGGCTTGCAAAGACAGCCTGAAAAAGCTTCGTCTTGATTATCTTGACCTGTATCTCATTCATTTTCCAGTACCCACAAGGCATACAG GAATTGGAAAGCCAGCCAGCGTGAAGGGGAAGGATGGTGTCCTGGACATAGACACTAATATCACTTTGGAGACTGTTTGGCGTGGCATGGAAAACTTAGTCTCTCTGGGCTTAGTTCGAAGCATTGGAATCAG CAATTACAGCGTTTTGCTAACTAGAGACTGCCTAGCTTATTCAAAGGTGAAGCCAGCTGTGAATCAACTGGAGTTGCATCCTTATTTCCAGAGGGATTCCCTTGTCAAGTTCTGCCAGAAGCACGGCATCTGTGTCACTGCCCACACCCCACTGGGAGGAGCCCAAGCCAACACCGAAATGTTTGGCTCTGTATCATGCTTGGATGACCCCGTTCTTCTG GGTATTGCTGCGAAATATAAAAGGTCTGTGGCCCAGATCGTTCTGCACTGGAGCATTCAGCGAAATGCAGCTGTGATTCCTAAGACATCAAAACTTGAAAGGTTGCAAGAAAATTTTCAGGCCCTTGATTTCGAGCTCAGCGAAGAGGACATGGAACTGATCAAAACTATAGATCGGAAAGCTCGATCCAATGACCCGGCCAAAGGTGGTTGGAACATAGACATATACGAGTAA